A section of the Maylandia zebra isolate NMK-2024a linkage group LG8, Mzebra_GT3a, whole genome shotgun sequence genome encodes:
- the kcnj2a gene encoding inward rectifier potassium channel 2a, whose translation MGSVRASRYSIVSSEEDGMKLATMAVPNGNSKGKVHTRHQPQSRFVKKDGHCNVQFINVSEKGQRYLADIFTTCVDIRWRWMFIIFCLAFLLSWLFFGCVFWLVAIFHGDLENNDHPCVSNVSSFTGAFLFSIETQTTIGYGFRYVTEECPVAVFMVVFQSIVGCIIDAFIIGAVMAKMAKPKKRNETLVFSHNATVAMRDNKLCLMWRVGNLRKSHLVEAHVRAQLLKSRTTAEGEYIPLDQMDIDVGFDSGVDRIFLVSPITIVHEIDEDSPFYDMSKQDLENSEFEIVVILEGMVEATAMTTQCRSSYVASEILWGHRFEPVLFEEKNYYKVDYSRFHKTYEVSSTPLCCARDLAEKKFILSNSNSFCYENEMALDNKEDTDEGNGGSVGPDGTQTDNISESEHNQAMVPLEPRPLRRESEI comes from the coding sequence ATGGGAAGCGTGCGAGCCAGCCGCTACAGCATTGTGTCATCAGAGGAGGACGGCATGAAGCTTGCCACAATGGCAGTACCCAACGGCAACAGCAAGGGCAAGGTGCACACGAGGCACCAGCCGCAGAGCAGATTTGTAAAGAAGGACGGTCACTGCAACGTGCAGTTCATCAACGTGAGCGAGAAGGGTCAGCGGTACTTGGCTGACATCTTTACCACATGTGTGGACATCCGCTGGAGGTGGATGTTCATCATCTTCTGCCTGGCCTTCCTCCTGTCCTGGCTGTTTTTTGGCTGCGTCTTCTGGCTGGTGGCCATCTTTCACGGGGACTTAGAAAATAATGACCATCCATGTGTCTCCAATGTTAGTAGCTTCACTGGTGCCTTCCTGTTCTCCATTGAGACTCAAACGACGATCGGTTATGGCTTCAGATACGTAACGGAGGAGTGCCCAGTGGCTGTCTTTATGGTGGTGTTCCAGAGCATTGTGGGCTGCATCATTGACGCCTTCATCATTGGTGCAGTCATGGCAAAAATGGCAAAGCCCaagaagaggaatgaaacaCTGGTTTTCAGCCATAACGCTACAGTGGCCATGAGGGACAACAAGCTCTGTCTGATGTGGCGTGTGGGCAACTTAAGGAAGAGCCACCTGGTCGAGGCACATGTGAGAGCCCAGCTTCTCAAATCCCGAACAACAGCGGAGGGAGAGTACATCCCCCTCGACCAGATGGACATAGATGTGGGCTTTGACAGCGGAGTCGACCGCATCTTCCTGGTCTCCCCGATCACCATTGTACACGAGATCGATGAGGACAGCCCTTTCTATGACATGAGCAAACAGGACCTGGAGAACTCGGAGTTTGAAATCGTAGTCATCTTGGAGGGCATGGTCGAGGCGACGGCGATGACCACACAGTGCCGAAGCTCCTATGTCGCCAGCGAGATCCTCTGGGGCCATCGCTTTGAGCCCGTGCTCTTCGAGGAAAAGAACTATTACAAGGTGGACTACTCCCGCTTCCATAAGACATACGAGGTGTCGAGCACCCCTCTGTGCTGCGCCAGAGACCTGGCAGAGAAAAAATTCATTCTCTCAAACTCCAACTCCTTCTGCTACGAAAACGAGATGGCTCTGGACAACAAAGAGGACACAGACGAGGGGAACGGGGGCAGCGTCGGCCCTGATGGCACTCAGACAGACAACATCTCAGAGAGCGAACATAACCAAGCCATGGTGCCTCTAGAGCCCCGGCCTCTGAGACGAGAGTCCGAAATATGA